Sequence from the Pan paniscus chromosome 4, NHGRI_mPanPan1-v2.0_pri, whole genome shotgun sequence genome:
TAACAAGAATGAGCCTCCCTTAGTCTTTCTTTATGCCCCTGTCCCTGAATGTTGGTGATGACATTGTTTTTCCTGTATTGAATACAAAAATATGGCCAGTAATTTAGGAATTAAGAGGATATAATTCGGAAGTAGACTGTTGTGTTTAGGagtttttctttccattgtggAATTGAGTAGCAGCGGTATATATACTATGTCTGGTAAAACGGGCCATACAGTAGTCTAAGACATGAGGAGACCTTAAGGAACTTGGACTTAGTTGAGGTGACCAGACTATTTAATCTGCTTAGGTGCCACAGCAAAATACCATAGAGTAGGTGGtttaaacagcagacatttatgaTCTCATAGGTTTGCAGTCTGGAagtcagggtgccagcatggttggttcCCGATGAGGGCTCTCCTCCTGGATTGcccgtgtcctcacatggcataGAGAGTATGACAGCATGAGCAAGCTCTCGTGGTATCTTCTTATAAGAGCACTgatcccatcatgagggccccatcctcatgacctcatctaaacctgaTTATtttccaaaggccccatctccaaatgccatcacattgagagttaaggcttcaacatatgaatttggtggggAAACCCAGACATTTCAATCCATAATACAGGCAGATATTTGGGAAGTAACACAGTTGAAGCACTGAATGCTATATTTCGTACTATCTAAAGAATCTAGGATGTAATAAATTTAAGATGCTTCATGGCCAATTAAATTAAGATACAATGCTTTTTTGAttacttagaattttttaaagagctcTTTTAGAGTTAGACATAGATTTTTGTCATATGTCACTTGCACATTCAATAAGATGGAAAACACAAGTGAAAAAACACATAAGGAATTGCTAAATTTCACATATTTAGAGTCTGCCTTCTGAATTGTTTTTGGAGTCAGAGTTGTTAATAcctgtaattttccattaaacATCCTCTGTGCCGCCAAGAGAATTGGTGATGTAGCATTCCTTTCAAGATCCCAAAAAAGAATGCGAAGGTTTTGGTGCTGGCCTTCAGCTTTGCAATTATGCAAAGCCAGCCTACTTTGACTCCTGCTTAGGGATTCCCCATCTTCTACTTCCTTCCCAGTCCATTTGGTTCCTAGAGGGTGAAATGAATGCTCCAGTATCATTTCTGGGAATTTCTTTCAGGCTGTTGACTGTCATCTGCAAATGTCATGCTGgcagttttgttattttcccaTGTGTAAGCAATGACAACATCATAATTGGCTTCTGTCTGATAGCAATTGTAAGAGGAATCCCAATTTCTGAAATGTTACCCAAAAAAGTGACTTTTAATTGATGAAGTATGATGGTGTAGAAGGATAGGCAAGAAATGCAAAAGGTAATTTAGAAAGGTGTCATGGGTAAAATGTGACCTATGTGATCTAGGGCTATAAAGGATTTCAATAAGCAGAAGCACAAGGTAGGTTgttgaagaaagcactaaatgtTTTTGGATAAAGAATATAATAATTTGAGAGTAAAGAGTAGAGGGAGGGTTATGTAGGTAAGTAGTTGTAAGATGGGGAAAGATTGGGTAGTATTTAGCATTTATCCTTAATGTTGACTTTAGTGTAGTTCTCTTTGTGTGTTTTCTAGTATAAACTGCATACATGAAAGTTAAGAATCTTGTGTTAAGTCCCATATAGGAAGGAAGTAGATAGGAAAACCGAACTGGAAAAATGTATGGAGATGTTGGTGAAATGACAGGAACGAAAGCAGCTTGTCTGAGCCTGATCTCTTCACTTCCTCAGTGGTGGTTCTGAGCGCTGGTTTGGCTGAACTCCACTTACCAGGGAAAAGGGCATAAAGGAAACAGGGTTTGTGTGGAAGAAGTGGAGTAGAACAAAGTGGAGAGGATCTCTGTTCATTTAGTGTATCTGACAGTGTGCTTGTCAAGTCATAAAACACTTGAGGATGGAAATCTGGAAGTCATtctatacattttcttctttccctaaCATCTAGTCAGTTACAGTTTCTGctagttcttttgctttttccatgtttttggaggcTGTTCCTCTTCGCTCCACATGTAGTAAATGCTCTAATTCATGACCCATGTCTTATCTGGACTGCCATATCAGCTTCCTAACTCATCCATTCACAGCACCAGTGACTGTAAAACAGCATTAGTGAGGATAAAACAGTGGCTGTCAAACTTTTTTGACTGTGGCCCCCAGTAAAAATACACTTTGTATTGCAACTTAcgtatactttatatatgtatgaataattaaaacaaaaggtTGAGTCAAGAAAAATCTTTACATTTACCCTGTGCCATGCAATCTTATATCTTgtgttcttttctgtttcatttttttaaatgtgtgcttGCCATCCACTAAATTGATTCCGGAGTTGGAAAAACACTGACCTGACAACTAATATCACCatgttattcctttttttaaactcTCCGATGGCTTCTTACTATCTTCATGATAAATTTGAAGCCCTCAATATCAGCATACCAGAACCTTCATGACCTAACCCTTACCTAGTTATCCTAATCTATTATTTACCTGATCCACTCAGCTCATGTTTCATTCCAATAGACAAGTAAAGTTTTTTGTAATTCCTTGTAGCTTGCCTTTCTTCATGGTGTCCACTCTGTTGAAAATCTACTACCCTCCGTTTCTTCAGTGCTTTACTGCTTACTCCTACCCATTCCTGGGGCTCAAGTCAGGCCCCTATAACCAGGATGCTTTTCCTAACACTCCTTGCCCTACCACCAGGCTGGGTTAGGTAGTTCTCCATTATATAATGTGGCTCTCAATGTTGTTACCTGTTTATTATTAtgtgtttttctcttattatCCCATAAAATAGTGAATATTTGAGAGGATAAGGAAGTCTACCATTAAGCATCCCTAATGTTTAGCATGTAACATGTTGGCATTGTTtggatgaatgaaaaaaaaaaaaagattcttctgTTTGGAAGGAAGATACAACTGGTATCCcttaagtcttttcttttttttttttttttttttctctctctacagacaaggtctcaccgtcacccaggctggagtgcagtggtgcaatcacagctcactacacccttgtactcctgggctcaagtgatcctcctgcctcagcctccctagtagctgggactgcaggcatgcaccaccatgctcagctcatttaaaaaaatttttttttgttgagacagagtcttgctatgttgcctaggctggtcttgaactcctgggctcaagtgatcctcctgcctcagcctcccagagtgctaggattataggcatgatccactgcacctggccccttaaGACCTTTAATTGCAGAGCAGCAGAGGACAAATGACATAAATACAGGATATGACTTTCATTTTTAAGTATCAAATTAGTGGTGGGTTGACAAACAAGTCATACAGAATGTTCATGAATCAGTTCGGCCCAGGTAACTCATAACCCAAGACCTTTGGGTCAGTGAAATTCTGCCACCTAAGTAGCACCATCCAATGATGTTATACCTAAAAAGGAAATTGAGTTGTAGAATTTTAGGTTTTAGGATTCTTTCTCTAAAACTGAGGAGCTGTGCCACTCTTCAAAGCCTCACAATTACATTTCATTGGTTCTTATGCCATCTGGGTTCTGGTTAGAGGGCTGATGGAAGTACTCAAGAAATATTAGAAGGTGGGAAGAAGGTACCTCTCTTGTTCTTGTCAGTGGCAGCACCAACAGTGGGACTTTGGGTCTCTGGGTTCCAGCTCAGCAGCAGAGGTACTAGTACTGTAGCTCCAGCAGCTTCAGCAGGAGTGCAGGCTCATGGGATCAGAGAACCACCTTTCCCGCTTTGTTCTTCCAGCCCAGCCAACAAgtttgtagctatttccctgcATTAAAACTCCCCTCTGTTTGAAATATCtatagtaatttttcttttcctgactaATACAACCTGTTAAAGAAGCTGAAGCTCTGGTAAGTTAAATGCCCAACAATGGTCTTGAGTAGCTAGTGATTTTTGTTACTATTGGTAAGTAAATCTAGACACTACTTTTTAGCCCCTTTTTTAAAAGAGGACTGGTTTATCTATGATGAAtacatgattgattgattgattgatttttactttttcttttttttttttgagacagagtcttgctctgtcacccaggctggagtgcagtaacatgatctctgctcactgcaagctccgcctcccgggttcacgccattctcctgcctcagcctcctgagtagctgggactacaggcatccgccaccacgcccggctaatttttttgtatttttagtagagacggggtttcaccgtgttagccaggatggtctcgatctcctgacctcgtgatccgcctgcctcagcttcccaaagtgctgagattacaggcatgagccaccacgcccggcctaatttatTAAAACTTTCAGGTGGTCAGGTAATTCTGATTTGTCAGCCATATTTCTAAATTATCATTGTATTTTATCTTACAGTTCTTTACAATGTAGAAAATCTTATTTGAGTGTTGTTTACCTCTAATAATCATGTTTTAAATCTAGAGATGCCCaattttgaataaaatggaaacCTTTCTAAAAGACTATAATTTTGaatgataatattctattcataTAATAATTGCTACTTCACATGTACACAATTGAGTGCCCTAAATACTAAACTTAAAGAAGCTAAACTAATACTTCAGGTGATTGCTAAACTCTTAATATCTGTTTCTCAATTTCAAAGTTGAAAACCAGCAACTTATaacctaaaacaattttttttctgtttctcctttctaAAGCTCTTTCACCATGCCTGGATCACTTCCTTTGAATGCAGAAGCTTGCTGGCCAAAAGATGTGGGAATCGTTGCCCTTGAGATCTATTTTCCTTCTCAATATGTTGATCAAGCAGAGTTGGAAAAATATGATGGTGTAGACGCTGGAAAGTATACCATTGGCTTGGGCCAGGCCAAGATGGGCTTCTGCACAGATAGAGAAGATATTAACTCTCTTTGCATGACTGTGGTTCAGAATCTTATGGAGAGAAATAACCTTTCCTATGATTGCATTGGGCGGCTGGAAGTTGGAACAGAGACAATCATCGACAAATCAAAGTCTGTGAAGACTAATTTGATGCAGCTGTTTGAAGAGTCTGGGAATACAGATATAGAAGGAATCGACACAACTAATGCATGCTATGGAGGCACAGCTGCTGTCTTCAATGCTGTTAACTGGATTGAATCCAGCTCTTGGGATGGTATGTTACATGCCTATTCCCCGCCGTCCcccaaaatttttttctaaggttCAATAGACCCAAATGACACTTTAATTAATGCAATATGCAAACTTTTGTAATTTATCCTTGTTTGGATATATTAAGAAAGATATTATACCTGTCTGTCGTTATCCGAATTGTGAATTGGTTATCTTATCTTGTAGGACAAATGGTCTATTCAAAATTTAGTCAGATGGATGACAGAGCCTTGGcagatgaattaaaaaaaaaaattagagcattttctttctttatcaaaGAAGGGAAAAGCATATTCTGGGGAAAATATAACAGACTTCAGTTTCCATGTGTGGTTATAGTGTTGAATTCCTTCTtgtgaaataacaaaaaatatttttcaggacGGTATGCCCTGGTAGTTGCAGGAGATATTGCTGTATATGCCACAGGAAATGCTAGACCTACAGGTGGAGTTGGAGCAGTAGCTCTGCTAATTGGGCCAAATGCTCCTTTAATTTTTGAACGAGGTAAGTGCTTGggaaagcatttttgttttttttagcacAATATGCtgagaaatttgaaaatagaaatagGAGCTGTCGCTTACTTAATGGTCATTAAATGCAGGTACTACTTGCTAAGAGCTTTATGTGTGTTatcatatttatgtttttttttctttttttttttttttgagaccgagtttcactcttgttgcccaagctggagtgcaatggcacgatctcggctcactgcaacctctgcccccaggttcaagtgattctcctgcctcagcctcctgagtagctgggattacaggcactcaccaccatgcctggctaattttttgtatttttagtaacagggtttcaccatgttagccaggctggcatcgaattcctgacctcaggtgatccgcccccctcaacctcccaaagtgctgggattacaggcgtaagccaccatgcctggcctgtatttaatcttcatagcagTTTTATGAGGTAGGTGGTgtcatccccactttacagagaaGTGGGTTAATGTAGGGTTCAAATGATAAATAGTAACTTGCTGATAGTCACTGgcaattttaatttgtcttcaGTGTAGTAGAGTAACTGTGAACTCTGTTAGAGTTATGAAACTGGCATGGAAAGTTGTATACCAAAGGAGTCTTAGGACTGCCCATGGATACTGTTATGTATCATTTCACTTATATTGGCTTCAGCTTGCGATTTCTCTACTGTAAGTGGTGAGAATTGATCAGATAGTTAAGGAAGGTCCTTAGATAATGCAGTATACTTATTAACATACAGACATCAAGAAGCAGAAATATATGGACATCTTCCTTTTTGGTTCTAATAGGGCTTCGTGGGACACATATGCAACATGCCTATGATTTTTACAAGCCTGATATGCTATCTGAATATCCTATAGTAGATGGAAAACTCTCCATACAGTGCTACCTCAGTGCATTAGACCGCTGCTATTCTGTCTACTGCAAAAAGATCCGTGCCCAGTGGCAGAAAGGTAAGTTTTACCCATTTTccttggttttggtatcagttaAGAGCAGTCTAATATACTAGGTATCTTTGGTAAGCAACTACTTTGTGGGCATTCTTCATTTAATGTCCTTTTACCATTAATTCCTCATTCACCAAACAACATTTTCCCATAGTTTCTGGGAAAGTGTAATTTACTAGAAGAGGTAAACTTTGGAACTGAGGTGTATCTCTGCAAAAATATTTAGGTCGGTTTACCCCTTGTAAGAAAATCAAAGTGGAGAAAAGAAGGTAAGTtgaattttattcatcttttgagAGAGGTATTTTAACAAGGTTTTGGACTACAGCTGTGATTCAGGGAAAACTGATGAAAATGAATTACTAAAGTGATCTTACCCCAAAAATAATCTCTTTGCACTTGACCTGtgaatttgtatttgtttttttactgtCATCATTAATCTGGAAATTTGTTGAGGCACTGAAAGGACAGTATTTGAGTTAATGCTATCATAACACATTATTACATAAAGTATACTTTTTCTGTAGTCCAACTTTGCTTTTTAGAGGTTATGGGAAGGGGTTAAAAATCATATTCAATGACAAATATCAGTGAATTTAGTCACTCTGGATAAGAAGCATTCTTGCAGTATATATTAACAGAATAGTggttttctaacttttttattAGGACCCACAGTAAGAAGTACATGTTACATTGTATGTGTATGCCAGACTGAAACAAAAATGTCATGACATTACTTACCCTTCCTGCAAGTTATTCAGTTTGCTATTTTTctactgcattttgttttttaaaatactcttttattttaaaaaaaaatactaatccTAACCCACTAAATTGATTATGTAACCTGCTAATGTGTATGAatcttaaatttgaaaattagtgACATAGTACATATTGTTTCATCTTTGAGtgtctttttaaatgtatattttaaggtATAGAGAGGTTTCATTATACAGTGTATTTGTGGTTGCTGtttaaacatatacaaatatcCTAGCTTTATTCTAAAGTCAAACTTTAAAATTTCATGGCTTATATGAATTTCATAGTTTCCTTGGACTTCTCTTTCAGAGGGAAATGATAAAGATTTTACCTTGAATGATTTTGGCTTCATGATCTTTCACTCACCATATTGTAAACTGGTTCAGAAATCTCTAGCTCGGATGTTGCTGAATGACTTCCTTAATGACCAGAATAGAGATAAAAATAGTATCTATAGTGGCCTGGAAGCCTTTGGGTAAGAGGAGCTATTATGAGTTTTTTCCTTCTATATTAGAGCATTTTTAATATCTGTTAAGCTGTTATTTGTACAGACCTGAGAAATTGAGAGTCAGAAGAATCTTAGAAGTCATCCGGTCTAATCTGTGTGTCTCAATCAGTGAAGAATCTAAGTCCAGAGAAGTGGTAGTTAACATGCACAAATTCTTTAGACatttctattcagattttctgatttatttctttcagctccattcatgttgtcACGATAAAGTAACTGCACAAGGGCCTATATTCACTACAGCAGCCTCTTAACTCCTTACCTCTCTCAGCACCCCTGCCCCCATGCCCTTTTCCATCCTGCACACTACCACAGCTAAAGTCAGCTTTTGTACTCCACCTGTCTTTTTCTCACTTTAGGCTCCCTAGCATGCTATGCGTGTTCAACTCGTTCtgtttctccctgtgtctcttgtGTGTCCTTTCTCTATCTGATAAAATTATACTTGACTTTTAAAACTTGGCTCCTGTAATACCATGACTTTTCTAACTAAATAAACATTATTATGGACTTGAAATAGTATTCTATTCAGTGACAATAAAGCTACAGTGCATCTTTTAACCTATTGAAATCAAGCAGTCTTAACTTGATTATGAAAACTTTTGAGAAAAAGAACCATATATATACAACTGTTATGATTTCTATAGCAATTAGATTGCTGCTACTTGGcttttaataaatgagaaaacaattaTATACACTTAAAGATTTGAATCCTAATTAGGCCTGCTGTTTAGTGTAATAAAAACATAGGCTTTGAACActgtaaaactgtaaaataaatctTTCAGGGATGTTAAATTAGAAGACACCTACTTTGATAGAGATGTGGAGAAGGCATTTATGAAGGCTAGCTCTGAACTCTTCAGTCAGAAAACAAAGGCATCTTTACTTgtatcaaatcaaaatggaaatatgtacacatcttCAGTATATGGTTCCCTTGCATCTGTTCTAGCACAGTAAGTATAAATTTCACCTACTACTTAACTCCCCTTATTTGGGAGATGTTAGATTTCTAAGACCAAATCTGGTGTCAAGCATGTTGGTGGTAGATCACAGAAAATTTTATCTTGAGGCTTTCTAATCTGCTATTGTCCATTGACTTGAAAGATGTATGGGTTGAGGCTACTTCCAGAAGTATTTGTTAATTTCATACTGGCTTTCCTGGCTTctgttttcatggttttttaATTCTTGACCTACAGTTGAACCATAAATACCTGGTTGATGAAGTAACTTGTTTTGTGGCATGACTTTCACAAGCTCTGTCATTCCCCACAAGATGAAAACTCACATGCTGCAATATTAAAACTAAGTTAGATTCCCTACTGCAATATTAACACTTTGAGTTAGATCCTTAAAACTTTAAGT
This genomic interval carries:
- the HMGCS1 gene encoding hydroxymethylglutaryl-CoA synthase, cytoplasmic isoform X1 is translated as MASSFLLIGRSRTGGRALPGNFTGRDWLLEPPSRLPATLGGAGVGWVGGYKAGGEGEAPRTVLSWLTPFPLLPLGHACSFTMPGSLPLNAEACWPKDVGIVALEIYFPSQYVDQAELEKYDGVDAGKYTIGLGQAKMGFCTDREDINSLCMTVVQNLMERNNLSYDCIGRLEVGTETIIDKSKSVKTNLMQLFEESGNTDIEGIDTTNACYGGTAAVFNAVNWIESSSWDGRYALVVAGDIAVYATGNARPTGGVGAVALLIGPNAPLIFERGLRGTHMQHAYDFYKPDMLSEYPIVDGKLSIQCYLSALDRCYSVYCKKIRAQWQKEGNDKDFTLNDFGFMIFHSPYCKLVQKSLARMLLNDFLNDQNRDKNSIYSGLEAFGDVKLEDTYFDRDVEKAFMKASSELFSQKTKASLLVSNQNGNMYTSSVYGSLASVLAQYSPQQLAGKRIGVFSYGSGLAATLYSLKVTQDATPGSALDKITASLCDLKSRLDSRTGVAPDVFAENMKLREDTHHLVNYIPQGSIDSLFEGTWYLVRVDEKHRRTYARRPTPNDDTLDEGVGLVHSNIATEHIPSPAKKVPRLPATAAEPEAAVISNGEH
- the HMGCS1 gene encoding hydroxymethylglutaryl-CoA synthase, cytoplasmic isoform X3; its protein translation is MPGSLPLNAEACWPKDVGIVALEIYFPSQYVDQAELEKYDGVDAGKYTIGLGQAKMGFCTDREDINSLCMTVVQNLMERNNLSYDCIGRLEVGTETIIDKSKSVKTNLMQLFEESGNTDIEGIDTTNACYGGTAAVFNAVNWIESSSWDGRYALVVAGDIAVYATGNARPTGGVGAVALLIGPNAPLIFERGLRGTHMQHAYDFYKPDMLSEYPIVDGKLSIQCYLSALDRCYSVYCKKIRAQWQKEGNDKDFTLNDFGFMIFHSPYCKLVQKSLARMLLNDFLNDQNRDKNSIYSGLEAFGDVKLEDTYFDRDVEKAFMKASSELFSQKTKASLLVSNQNGNMYTSSVYGSLASVLAQYSPQQLAGKRIGVFSYGSGLAATLYSLKVTQDATPGSALDKITASLCDLKSRLDSRTGVAPDVFAENMKLREDTHHLVNYIPQGSIDSLFEGTWYLVRVDEKHRRTYARRPTPNDDTLDEGVGLVHSNIATEHIPSPAKKVPRLPATAAEPEAAVISNGEH
- the HMGCS1 gene encoding hydroxymethylglutaryl-CoA synthase, cytoplasmic isoform X2, producing the protein MPGSLPLNAEACWPKDVGIVALEIYFPSQYVDQAELEKYDGVDAGKYTIGLGQAKMGFCTDREDINSLCMTVVQNLMERNNLSYDCIGRLEVGTETIIDKSKSVKTNLMQLFEESGNTDIEGIDTTNACYGGTAAVFNAVNWIESSSWDGLRGTHMQHAYDFYKPDMLSEYPIVDGKLSIQCYLSALDRCYSVYCKKIRAQWQKEGNDKDFTLNDFGFMIFHSPYCKLVQKSLARMLLNDFLNDQNRDKNSIYSGLEAFGDVKLEDTYFDRDVEKAFMKASSELFSQKTKASLLVSNQNGNMYTSSVYGSLASVLAQYSPQQLAGKRIGVFSYGSGLAATLYSLKVTQDATPGSALDKITASLCDLKSRLDSRTGVAPDVFAENMKLREDTHHLVNYIPQGSIDSLFEGTWYLVRVDEKHRRTYARRPTPNDDTLDEGVGLVHSNIATEHIPSPAKKVPRLPATAAEPEAAVISNGEH